In Dysgonomonadaceae bacterium zrk40, one genomic interval encodes:
- the nspC gene encoding carboxynorspermidine decarboxylase: MIDLTQIPSPCYVMEESLLRRNLQLIRTVQERAGVSIILAFKAFALWKSFPIIREYIGHSTASSVAEAQLAYEEMGSPAHTYAPSYTDEEFPTFLRYSSHITFNSLSQYERFYPQVKASGRDVRCGVRINPGFSVVETDLYNPSAPGSRLGVTAALIGEKLPEGISGLHLHNLCENNSYDLERTLEVVEQQFGHLFGQIEWLNLGGGHLMTHKDYDTDHLVGLLTGLKARYPHLEIILEPGSAFAWETGVLVATVADIVENEGVQTAMLNVSFACHMPDCLEMPYKPRIRGAYQEPVAGKPTYRMGGNSCLSGDFMGDWSFDAPLAVGDRIVFEDMIHYTIVKTTLFNGVTHPSIGLWTVDGRFELYRRFGYEDYKSRMS; the protein is encoded by the coding sequence ATGATCGATCTCACCCAAATACCCTCCCCCTGCTATGTGATGGAGGAGTCGCTGCTGCGGCGCAACCTGCAGCTCATCCGCACGGTGCAGGAGCGTGCCGGTGTCAGCATCATACTTGCCTTTAAGGCGTTCGCGCTCTGGAAGTCCTTCCCTATCATCCGGGAGTATATCGGCCACTCCACCGCCAGCTCGGTGGCGGAGGCACAGCTCGCCTACGAGGAGATGGGCAGCCCCGCGCACACCTACGCCCCCTCCTATACCGATGAGGAGTTTCCCACGTTTCTCCGATACAGCAGCCACATCACCTTCAACTCCCTCTCCCAGTACGAGCGCTTCTATCCGCAGGTGAAAGCCTCCGGCAGGGATGTACGCTGCGGCGTACGCATCAACCCCGGCTTCTCGGTGGTGGAGACCGACCTCTACAACCCCAGTGCTCCGGGATCGCGGCTGGGTGTCACCGCCGCGCTGATAGGGGAGAAGCTTCCCGAGGGGATCAGCGGCCTTCACCTGCACAACCTCTGCGAGAACAACTCCTACGACCTGGAACGGACGCTGGAGGTGGTGGAGCAGCAGTTTGGCCACCTGTTCGGGCAAATCGAATGGCTCAACCTGGGGGGAGGCCACCTGATGACCCACAAGGATTACGACACCGATCACCTTGTGGGCCTGCTCACAGGGCTGAAAGCACGCTATCCCCACCTGGAGATCATTCTGGAGCCGGGGAGCGCCTTTGCCTGGGAGACCGGCGTGCTGGTAGCCACCGTGGCAGACATCGTGGAGAACGAGGGGGTGCAGACCGCCATGCTCAACGTCTCTTTTGCCTGTCACATGCCCGACTGCCTTGAGATGCCCTACAAGCCCCGCATCAGGGGTGCCTACCAGGAGCCGGTGGCGGGCAAGCCCACCTACCGCATGGGGGGCAACAGTTGCCTGAGCGGCGACTTCATGGGCGACTGGTCGTTCGATGCCCCGCTGGCGGTGGGCGACCGGATTGTCTTCGAGGATATGATCCACTACACCATCGTGAAAACGACCCTCTTCAACGGGGTTACACACCCCTCAATCGGTCTCTGGACGGTTGACGGTCGCTTTGAACTCTACCGCCGCTTCGGCTACGAGGATTACAAGAGCCGGATGAGTTGA
- a CDS encoding nitroreductase family protein, with the protein MDPFQQLLLRRRSTRRYTGELLTPDQTRTLLEAALLSPTSKNSRSWEFIAVEEKEMLEALSRCKPNSGSLLAGAALAVVVLGNPLESDAWIEDASIASINMQLQAESLGLGSCWVQVRNRSYSDRMSAGEYINDLLGIPMPLEVLCVVAFGVKEKERPSAALELLPWEKVHVGRYNIMNDK; encoded by the coding sequence ATGGATCCATTTCAACAACTGCTGTTACGCCGACGCAGCACCCGCCGGTACACCGGTGAGCTACTCACACCCGATCAGACGCGCACCCTGCTGGAGGCGGCGCTGCTCTCACCCACCTCGAAGAACAGTCGCTCCTGGGAGTTTATCGCCGTGGAGGAGAAAGAGATGCTGGAGGCGTTGTCGCGCTGCAAGCCCAACAGCGGCAGCCTCCTCGCCGGGGCGGCACTGGCGGTGGTGGTGCTGGGCAACCCCCTGGAGAGCGATGCCTGGATAGAGGATGCCTCCATCGCCTCCATCAATATGCAGCTGCAGGCCGAGTCGCTGGGACTGGGCAGCTGCTGGGTGCAGGTGCGCAACCGCTCCTATTCCGACAGGATGTCGGCGGGGGAGTACATCAACGATCTGCTGGGTATCCCCATGCCACTGGAGGTGCTCTGCGTGGTAGCCTTCGGGGTGAAAGAGAAAGAACGGCCCTCAGCCGCCCTGGAGCTGTTGCCCTGGGAGAAGGTGCATGTAGGGCGATACAATATAATGAATGATAAGTAA
- a CDS encoding response regulator transcription factor — MFSPPLHIAIMEPSKIIFEGLQTIICHSSLDCRVSRLERLEELTEMMEQTPVEILIANPMQFVNLEKEVKKLRKCYPTLAIAGIDFGIIHRQSMLTDISFTLYDTPEQIIQSLHKLQEKSRQSDREKEEEENLSPREIEVLTCLVNGMPNKEIADRLHISIHTVVRHRKNITLKTGIRSQSGLTIYAISKKIVSIEDIEL; from the coding sequence ATGTTTAGTCCGCCCCTCCATATCGCGATCATGGAGCCATCGAAGATCATCTTCGAGGGGCTGCAGACAATCATCTGCCACTCATCGCTCGACTGCCGCGTGAGCCGTCTGGAGCGCCTCGAGGAGCTGACGGAGATGATGGAGCAGACCCCCGTGGAGATCCTGATCGCCAACCCGATGCAGTTTGTCAACCTGGAGAAGGAGGTGAAGAAGCTGCGCAAGTGCTACCCCACCCTGGCCATCGCCGGCATCGACTTTGGCATCATCCACCGCCAGTCGATGCTGACCGACATTTCTTTCACCCTGTACGACACACCCGAACAAATCATCCAATCGCTCCACAAGCTGCAGGAGAAGAGCCGGCAGTCGGACCGGGAGAAGGAGGAGGAGGAGAACCTCTCACCGCGTGAGATCGAGGTGCTCACCTGCCTGGTGAACGGCATGCCCAACAAGGAGATTGCAGACCGGCTGCACATCAGCATCCACACGGTGGTGCGCCACCGCAAGAACATCACCCTCAAGACCGGCATCCGCAGCCAGTCGGGTCTCACCATCTATGCCATCTCAAAAAAGATCGTCTCCATAGAGGATATCGAACTCTGA
- a CDS encoding TonB-dependent receptor, with translation MMRMLFLLIAIILRISLFAQNPPTDAMLFGDVKVKGTDDHIPYATVHVKGTTMGTATDETGHFKMTHLPEGKQTIVAQFVGFKPQELEVVMKKGIGRELYFELEEDHFNLEQVVVTGTRTQHYVKSVPVRTEVVTSQALKNKNAWNVFEALEGVPGIRVENQCQSCNFTMVRMQGLGSEHTQVLINGQPVYSGLASVYGLEQIGTGDVDRIEVVKGAGSALYGSSAIAGAINIITREPSPVPTVSADIQFGSHNTNVYNLNASMRNEKGNIGLSLYAQKIDHGVIDATGEGMSREEVKGADGISDRVGSKLHNLGASLFIEDPLFGNDRLVLRGKAINEKREGGVITGDLYKNPFSEGTENISTDRYEAEANYRLVLESGTEIHFNNSFINHNRSATNDSYLGDYLETHQGMSPDVQELRPYLAEENSLISTLTLGRQLGNHSLLFGLQHYVTRMNESGMYVVVDDESEWYGDSYQSTARKHAHEMGAFLQDEWRATEKLTVVPGLRIDRHSSGEEYASDRQVFDSDFPKTSFSRVSINPRLAVKYLAGERLTLRANAGTGFRAPYGFSEDLHLCSGSPRVWKSSELEAETSRSINLSGDYYGDGFQVSLNLFHTYLRNKIDFTDADEQVKNLGYTYQWRNIDDAVVQGIEMSLQVTPLRDLNLGADFGLNSGRYLNVREEWKETPYESVSNRIPRFPSTTGSVKAEYTPHNWTFTLYGLYQGSMQIDYFSEDAAGAKIKTTNPYMTFNASISKRIGMMRLYGGGKNIFSYLQDEKHLDDAAFLYAPVYGALWYAGISVNISH, from the coding sequence ATGATGCGGATGCTATTCTTACTGATAGCGATAATCCTGCGCATATCCCTCTTTGCGCAGAATCCCCCCACAGACGCCATGTTGTTTGGTGATGTGAAAGTGAAAGGTACAGATGATCATATCCCCTATGCCACCGTCCATGTGAAAGGAACCACCATGGGGACGGCTACCGACGAGACAGGCCATTTCAAGATGACCCACCTGCCCGAGGGTAAGCAGACCATCGTGGCGCAGTTCGTGGGCTTCAAACCACAGGAGCTGGAGGTGGTGATGAAGAAGGGCATCGGCAGGGAGCTATACTTCGAGCTGGAGGAGGATCACTTCAACCTGGAACAGGTGGTGGTGACCGGCACTCGCACACAACATTATGTGAAAAGTGTGCCGGTGCGTACCGAGGTGGTCACCTCGCAGGCCCTGAAGAACAAAAACGCCTGGAACGTCTTCGAAGCACTCGAAGGGGTTCCCGGCATAAGGGTTGAGAACCAGTGCCAATCGTGCAACTTCACCATGGTGCGGATGCAGGGGCTGGGCTCGGAACACACGCAGGTGCTGATCAACGGACAGCCGGTCTACTCGGGACTGGCCAGTGTCTACGGACTGGAGCAGATCGGCACCGGCGATGTAGACCGCATCGAGGTGGTGAAAGGTGCCGGCTCGGCGCTCTACGGCAGCAGTGCCATTGCCGGTGCCATCAACATCATCACCCGGGAACCTTCACCGGTGCCGACGGTGAGCGCCGACATCCAGTTCGGGAGCCACAACACCAACGTCTACAACCTGAATGCCTCCATGCGCAACGAAAAGGGGAACATCGGGCTGAGCCTTTACGCCCAGAAGATCGATCATGGCGTGATCGACGCCACGGGTGAGGGGATGAGCCGTGAAGAGGTGAAGGGTGCCGACGGCATCTCCGATCGCGTGGGATCGAAGCTGCACAACTTGGGGGCATCACTCTTCATTGAGGACCCCCTCTTCGGCAACGACAGGCTGGTACTGCGCGGCAAGGCAATCAACGAAAAGAGAGAGGGAGGGGTGATCACCGGCGACCTATACAAGAACCCCTTCTCCGAGGGGACGGAGAACATCTCCACCGACCGCTACGAGGCGGAGGCCAACTACAGACTCGTATTGGAAAGCGGCACGGAGATCCACTTCAACAACTCCTTCATCAACCACAACCGCAGTGCCACCAACGACTCCTATCTGGGTGATTACCTCGAGACGCACCAGGGCATGTCGCCTGACGTGCAGGAGCTGCGCCCCTACCTAGCGGAGGAGAACTCGCTCATCAGCACCCTCACCCTGGGAAGGCAGCTGGGCAACCACAGCCTGCTGTTCGGACTGCAGCACTACGTGACCAGGATGAACGAATCGGGCATGTATGTGGTGGTAGACGATGAGAGTGAGTGGTATGGCGATTCTTATCAGTCGACAGCCCGCAAGCATGCACACGAGATGGGTGCCTTCCTGCAGGATGAGTGGCGGGCAACAGAGAAGCTGACGGTGGTGCCGGGTTTGCGCATCGACCGTCACAGCTCGGGTGAGGAGTATGCCTCCGACAGGCAGGTGTTCGACAGCGATTTTCCCAAGACATCCTTCAGCAGAGTAAGCATCAACCCGCGGCTGGCGGTGAAGTACCTGGCCGGTGAGCGTCTCACGCTGCGCGCCAATGCCGGCACCGGCTTCCGTGCTCCCTACGGCTTCTCGGAAGACCTGCACCTCTGCAGTGGCTCCCCCCGCGTCTGGAAATCGTCGGAGCTGGAGGCAGAGACCTCCCGCAGCATCAACCTCTCGGGCGACTACTACGGAGATGGCTTCCAGGTGAGCCTCAACCTGTTCCACACCTACCTCAGGAACAAGATCGACTTCACCGACGCCGACGAGCAGGTGAAGAACCTGGGCTACACCTACCAGTGGCGCAACATCGACGACGCGGTGGTGCAAGGCATCGAGATGAGCCTGCAGGTGACACCGCTCAGGGATCTTAACCTGGGTGCCGACTTCGGCCTCAACAGCGGACGCTACCTCAATGTGCGGGAGGAGTGGAAGGAGACCCCCTATGAGAGCGTGAGCAACCGCATCCCCCGCTTCCCCTCCACCACCGGCAGCGTGAAGGCTGAATACACCCCACACAACTGGACCTTCACCCTCTATGGGCTCTACCAGGGCAGCATGCAGATCGACTACTTCAGCGAGGATGCTGCCGGCGCAAAGATCAAAACAACCAATCCCTACATGACCTTCAACGCCAGCATCTCCAAAAGAATAGGCATGATGCGGCTCTACGGCGGCGGCAAGAACATCTTCAGCTACCTGCAGGATGAGAAGCACCTCGATGATGCGGCCTTCCTCTATGCCCCGGTCTATGGTGCCCTCTGGTACGCCGGCATCTCGGTCAACATCTCTCATTGA